Proteins from one Cellulosilyticum lentocellum DSM 5427 genomic window:
- the pheT gene encoding phenylalanine--tRNA ligase subunit beta encodes MNVPMSWLKQYVDIDVDIKTFEDAMTMSGSKVEAVEESGKEITKVVAGKIIDVQPHPNADKLRIMQVDVAGERPLQIVTAATNVNLGDVVPVSLDGATLAGGLKIKAGKLRGELSEGMFCSVEELGFSEEDIEDAPHNGVYIFHNDIKLGSDVKPHFGLGEQVVEYEITSNRADCFSILGIAREAAATFKKPFKFPSITVEEVGGNAAEMASIAIENEDLCPRYAARIIKNVKVGPSPKWLKDRLLSAGLRPINNIVDITNYMLLEFGQPMHAFDYDKLAGHEIHVRNAKAGEKFVTLFEEEKTLDESMLVIADAEKAVAIAGVMGGENSKVTEETTTILFECANFNGYSVRQTSKKLNLRSDSSVKYTKGLDPNNITLALERAAQLINMTGAGEVVSGKIDIYPRKREVLTIPYDVEWINNFLGTEIPEDEMVAYFESVEFAVDKDAKTVTIPTFRSDITMMADLAEEVARLYGYDKIKPTLEKAEPTRGAKTFEQITYDQIRSVMSSYGIYGALTYSFESPKVFDKLCIKANSPLRDAMKITNPLGEDFSIMRTTSLNGILTSLSTNFNRRVEEAALYEIGKIYVKQPVTEEVITDVKRQGENLLPAEIKKLTVGAYGKNTDFFSIKGMIETLMGQLHIENIEVIRNSELDYMHPGRTATLLINGKNAGFFGEVHPQVAKNYNLDTRVYMVELDLETMLEAINHDVTFKALPKYPATTRDIAMLVSKETLVGELEKVITQRSGKLLETVELFDVYEGAQIEVGYKSVAFKLTFRAEDRTLTDEDIQKVMKKVLNGLEMNCGAKLRD; translated from the coding sequence ATGAACGTACCTATGTCCTGGCTTAAACAATATGTAGATATAGATGTAGATATAAAAACTTTTGAAGACGCAATGACAATGTCAGGCTCAAAAGTAGAAGCAGTAGAAGAAAGCGGTAAAGAAATTACCAAGGTAGTGGCAGGTAAAATTATTGATGTTCAGCCTCATCCTAATGCAGATAAACTCCGTATTATGCAAGTAGATGTAGCAGGTGAAAGGCCACTTCAAATTGTAACTGCAGCAACAAATGTGAATTTAGGTGATGTAGTACCTGTTTCTCTTGATGGAGCCACTTTAGCAGGAGGTCTTAAAATCAAAGCAGGTAAGCTTAGAGGCGAACTTTCAGAAGGAATGTTTTGTTCAGTAGAGGAACTTGGCTTTAGTGAAGAAGATATTGAAGATGCACCACATAATGGAGTATATATCTTCCATAATGATATTAAACTAGGTTCAGATGTAAAACCTCACTTTGGTCTTGGTGAACAAGTCGTAGAATATGAAATCACATCAAACCGTGCAGATTGCTTTAGTATTCTAGGGATTGCAAGAGAAGCAGCAGCTACCTTTAAGAAACCTTTTAAATTCCCAAGCATTACAGTGGAAGAAGTAGGTGGTAATGCAGCTGAGATGGCTTCTATTGCTATTGAAAATGAAGACTTATGTCCTCGTTATGCAGCGAGAATTATTAAAAATGTAAAAGTTGGTCCATCACCAAAATGGTTAAAAGACCGTTTGCTTTCAGCAGGTCTTCGTCCAATTAATAATATTGTTGATATTACCAATTATATGCTTCTTGAATTTGGTCAACCAATGCATGCATTTGACTATGATAAATTAGCAGGACATGAAATTCATGTTCGTAATGCAAAAGCAGGCGAAAAATTCGTTACCTTATTTGAAGAAGAAAAAACATTAGATGAAAGTATGCTTGTGATTGCAGATGCTGAAAAAGCAGTAGCTATTGCTGGTGTTATGGGCGGAGAAAACTCAAAAGTAACTGAAGAAACAACAACCATTCTTTTTGAATGTGCTAACTTTAATGGTTATAGCGTACGTCAAACTTCGAAGAAGTTAAATTTAAGAAGTGATTCTTCAGTAAAATATACAAAAGGACTTGATCCAAATAATATTACACTTGCACTTGAACGTGCGGCGCAGCTTATTAATATGACTGGTGCAGGTGAAGTGGTAAGTGGCAAAATTGATATTTATCCAAGAAAAAGAGAAGTCCTAACCATTCCTTACGATGTAGAATGGATCAATAATTTCTTAGGTACTGAAATCCCAGAAGATGAAATGGTAGCTTATTTTGAGTCAGTTGAGTTTGCTGTAGATAAAGATGCTAAGACAGTCACTATTCCTACTTTTAGAAGTGATATAACTATGATGGCAGACTTAGCAGAAGAAGTAGCAAGATTATATGGTTATGACAAAATTAAACCAACACTTGAAAAAGCAGAACCTACAAGAGGGGCAAAAACTTTTGAACAAATCACATATGATCAAATTAGAAGCGTCATGAGTAGTTATGGCATTTATGGTGCTTTAACTTATTCTTTTGAAAGTCCAAAAGTATTTGATAAACTTTGTATTAAAGCAAATAGTCCATTAAGAGATGCTATGAAGATCACTAATCCACTTGGAGAAGACTTCAGCATTATGAGAACAACCAGCTTAAATGGTATTTTAACTTCTCTTTCTACTAACTTTAATAGAAGAGTAGAAGAAGCTGCTCTTTACGAGATTGGTAAAATCTATGTGAAACAACCTGTTACAGAAGAAGTTATTACAGATGTTAAACGTCAAGGTGAGAACTTATTACCAGCAGAAATTAAGAAACTAACAGTGGGAGCTTATGGTAAAAATACAGATTTCTTCTCTATCAAAGGTATGATTGAAACCTTAATGGGACAGCTTCATATTGAGAATATCGAAGTGATTAGAAATAGCGAATTAGATTACATGCATCCAGGTCGTACAGCGACTCTTTTAATTAATGGTAAAAATGCTGGTTTCTTTGGAGAAGTACATCCACAGGTAGCTAAAAACTATAATTTAGATACAAGAGTATATATGGTAGAATTAGACCTTGAAACCATGTTAGAAGCGATTAATCATGATGTTACTTTCAAAGCCCTTCCTAAGTATCCAGCTACTACAAGAGATATTGCAATGCTTGTAAGTAAGGAAACTCTAGTAGGTGAACTTGAAAAAGTGATAACCCAACGTAGCGGTAAGTTACTTGAAACAGTTGAACTTTTCGATGTTTATGAAGGTGCTCAAATTGAAGTAGGATATAAATCAGTAGCATTTAAACTGACTTTTAGAGCAGAAGATCGTACTTTAACAGATGAAGATATTCAAAAAGTAATGAAAAAGGTGCTTAACGGTTTAGAAATGAACTGCGGAGCTAAGTTAAGAGATTAA
- a CDS encoding superoxide dismutase → MNNLMSLFLLSTATTAHQKKVAASYKYACQQKQLLRTPTCAQPNRETATTPPQAPITKVPMVSSSELAMLNTLYQADEATDIPASTGPFELPPLEYNYNALEPYIDEATMRVHHDGHHRTYVNNLNAALSRYPEFYAYTLEELLLFSDRLPSDIQTQVINNAGGHYNHSLTWKLIGPPTNSEPTGQLKTAIETQFGTFDNFKAALTLAALSVFGSGYAWLILNPYGRLQIVTTGNQTTPIPLRGIPLLPIDVWEHAYYLKHQNKRGNYISDFFNVINWDRLGERYDAALASLNLPTSTTSQ, encoded by the coding sequence ATGAATAATCTTATGAGTTTATTTTTACTTTCTACAGCAACCACTGCTCATCAGAAAAAAGTAGCCGCTTCGTATAAATATGCTTGCCAGCAAAAGCAGTTGCTTCGTACACCTACATGTGCACAGCCTAATCGTGAAACAGCAACAACTCCACCTCAGGCTCCTATAACCAAAGTACCTATGGTTAGCTCAAGTGAATTAGCTATGCTTAATACGCTTTATCAAGCAGATGAAGCTACTGATATACCTGCTTCCACTGGTCCTTTTGAACTACCTCCCTTGGAATATAACTATAATGCTTTAGAACCATATATTGACGAAGCAACCATGCGTGTCCATCATGACGGACATCATCGTACCTATGTTAATAACTTAAATGCGGCTTTGTCACGTTACCCGGAGTTTTATGCTTATACCCTAGAAGAGCTTTTACTTTTTTCTGACCGCTTACCTAGTGATATTCAAACACAAGTTATTAATAACGCTGGTGGCCATTATAATCACTCTCTTACTTGGAAGCTCATAGGTCCACCTACAAATTCCGAACCAACAGGACAACTAAAAACAGCTATTGAAACCCAATTTGGTACTTTTGATAACTTTAAAGCAGCGCTTACTTTAGCTGCCTTAAGTGTATTTGGTTCTGGTTATGCATGGCTTATATTAAATCCTTACGGTAGATTACAAATTGTAACCACCGGCAATCAAACGACCCCTATTCCGCTTCGTGGTATTCCTCTATTACCTATTGACGTTTGGGAACATGCTTATTATCTCAAACATCAAAACAAACGTGGCAATTATATTAGTGACTTCTTTAATGTTATTAATTGGGATCGTCTAGGTGAACGTTATGATGCTGCTCTAGCTAGCTTAAATCTCCCCACTAGTACCACCTCACAATAA
- a CDS encoding 6-phosphofructokinase, which translates to MNRRGNCIIGQSGGPTAAINASLSGVLQGILENDLYSNVYGMVNGIEGLLQGKYLDLSAKFQTKEELDRLTHTPSMYLGSCRFKLPTCEHSEVVYRDLFRFFEAHNIKTVFYIGGNDSMDTVLKLSDYAKAHHYDVNVIGIPKTIDNDLPITDHTPGFGSAAKFVATSLLEIAHDTYIYNIPSVTIVEIMGRNAGWLTAAAALARNSYSMAPDLIYLPEAVFDKERFIEDVKAIKEKRKNVIIAVSEGIKDSEGQYISASTSAVDSFGHKQLCGVGKTLENLLKAELGCKVRSIELNVLQRAGGHIASLTDLEEAVMIGKTAATLGAQGETAKMICYKRLQNSPYQVETFAYDIHSIANGEKTVPLEWINETQNDVTSDLIDYLMPLIQGEVSLSFTSGIPNYCNIDHLFTPGYFKEHK; encoded by the coding sequence ATGAACAGAAGAGGGAATTGTATTATTGGACAATCTGGTGGCCCTACAGCTGCCATTAACGCCTCGCTCAGTGGTGTATTACAAGGTATTTTAGAAAATGATCTTTATTCTAATGTATACGGTATGGTCAACGGTATTGAAGGTCTATTACAAGGCAAATACTTAGACTTATCAGCCAAATTTCAAACCAAGGAAGAACTTGACAGGCTAACACATACGCCATCTATGTATCTTGGTTCTTGCCGTTTTAAATTACCGACTTGTGAACATTCAGAAGTCGTTTATCGTGATTTATTCCGCTTCTTTGAAGCCCACAATATTAAAACTGTTTTTTATATCGGTGGTAACGATTCAATGGATACGGTTTTAAAACTGTCGGACTATGCTAAAGCACATCACTATGATGTCAATGTTATTGGTATTCCAAAAACAATTGATAATGATTTACCGATTACAGATCACACACCAGGTTTCGGAAGTGCTGCTAAGTTTGTAGCGACTTCACTTTTAGAAATTGCGCATGATACCTATATTTATAACATTCCTTCTGTAACCATTGTTGAAATTATGGGAAGAAATGCAGGTTGGCTTACTGCAGCTGCTGCCCTTGCACGTAATAGTTATTCGATGGCTCCTGATTTAATTTATTTACCAGAAGCTGTTTTTGATAAAGAACGTTTTATTGAAGATGTTAAGGCTATTAAAGAAAAAAGAAAAAATGTCATTATAGCTGTTTCAGAAGGGATTAAAGATAGCGAAGGCCAATACATTTCTGCTTCTACTAGCGCGGTAGACTCTTTTGGTCACAAACAATTATGCGGTGTAGGTAAGACCCTAGAAAATCTCCTTAAAGCAGAACTGGGCTGTAAAGTACGTTCTATTGAACTGAATGTTCTTCAACGTGCCGGTGGACATATTGCTTCTCTTACTGATCTCGAAGAAGCTGTTATGATTGGTAAAACAGCTGCTACTTTAGGTGCTCAAGGTGAAACAGCTAAAATGATTTGCTACAAACGTCTTCAAAATAGTCCTTATCAAGTAGAAACCTTTGCTTATGATATTCATTCTATTGCTAATGGGGAGAAAACAGTTCCTTTAGAATGGATTAATGAGACTCAAAACGATGTGACATCTGACCTTATAGACTACTTAATGCCCCTTATCCAAGGCGAAGTCTCATTAAGCTTTACTTCAGGCATTCCTAACTACTGCAACATTGACCACTTATTTACACCTGGCTATTTTAAAGAACACAAATAA
- the pheS gene encoding phenylalanine--tRNA ligase subunit alpha encodes MKDKLEMIKHSAITSIETANSLAVLEELRVQYLGKKGELTAVLRNMKDLSNEERPVVGQIANEVRADIEASLANKKVALESAEQNKKLQEEVLDITMPGKKLNLGHMHPLQKTLEEVQNIFLGMGYEIVEGREVETAYYNFDALNLGEEHPARDEQDTFYFNSQLVLRTATSPVQVHTMESESLPIRMIAPGRVYRSDEVDATHSPVFNQIEGLVIDKDITFGDLKGVLAEFAKALFGDKVEVKFRPHYFPFTEPSAEVDVSCVMCGGKGCNVCKGSGWIEILGCGMVHPKVLEMAGIDPTVYQGFAFGVGLERITMLKYDINDLRLFYENDIRFLSQF; translated from the coding sequence ATGAAAGATAAATTAGAGATGATCAAACATAGTGCCATTACTAGTATTGAAACAGCTAATAGCCTAGCAGTTCTTGAAGAACTTCGTGTACAATACCTTGGTAAAAAAGGTGAATTAACAGCGGTTCTTCGTAATATGAAAGATTTAAGTAATGAAGAAAGACCAGTTGTTGGTCAAATTGCCAATGAGGTAAGAGCAGACATTGAAGCAAGTCTTGCTAATAAAAAAGTAGCCTTAGAATCAGCTGAGCAAAATAAGAAACTTCAAGAAGAAGTATTAGATATCACTATGCCAGGTAAAAAGTTAAACCTTGGTCATATGCATCCACTTCAAAAAACATTAGAAGAAGTACAAAATATTTTCCTTGGAATGGGTTATGAGATTGTAGAAGGCCGTGAAGTAGAAACAGCTTACTATAACTTTGATGCCCTTAACTTAGGAGAAGAACATCCAGCACGTGATGAGCAAGATACCTTCTATTTTAATAGTCAACTTGTTCTTAGAACAGCAACTTCTCCTGTTCAAGTACACACTATGGAAAGTGAAAGTTTACCTATTCGTATGATTGCACCAGGTCGTGTTTATCGTTCAGATGAAGTAGATGCTACTCACTCTCCTGTGTTTAATCAAATCGAAGGTCTTGTGATTGATAAAGATATTACCTTTGGTGACCTTAAAGGTGTGCTTGCAGAGTTTGCAAAAGCACTATTTGGGGACAAAGTAGAAGTTAAATTTAGACCTCACTATTTCCCATTTACAGAACCAAGTGCAGAAGTAGACGTTTCTTGCGTTATGTGTGGTGGTAAAGGTTGTAATGTATGCAAAGGTTCAGGTTGGATTGAAATTCTGGGCTGTGGTATGGTACATCCAAAGGTGCTTGAGATGGCTGGTATTGACCCTACTGTATACCAAGGTTTTGCTTTTGGTGTAGGACTTGAGCGTATTACTATGCTTAAATACGATATTAATGACTTAAGATTATTCTACGAAAACGATATTCGTTTCTTATCACAATTCTAA
- a CDS encoding copper amine oxidase-like domain-containing protein produces the protein MKNKLISFLLLLMMLVIPLQANTSCKLILNGITYKPTYTPIISQKNLFLSLDDLVNMTYSTYSKSSNNTYLWSLPKTTLELTTKSKIVKVNQKQQTLNTAPFTVNDVLYVPISFLKLADYPYTLSSDLTQFELTSLLPYSTSTDTYTSHTTLSTDYTKLEDIFTPLLKEDSQPLIKTAIKYNQYLSFASSSYKKDILAGLNKVIGSLPELEVTFRNLDLLNDTPTCNNLTTYPLKVISDNNGIRVKFNHTDMVYECLWPTYNPNSHTTAIDINKSLDVMIMRALYENYRDTYDLKDDIHFSPITTVQMGRSDSITYTVYSDHLLDQTHTYTVTIYKHITPGKINYIVDLGAHTITS, from the coding sequence ATGAAAAACAAACTCATTAGTTTTCTATTACTTCTTATGATGCTTGTTATACCTCTTCAAGCGAATACCTCTTGTAAGCTTATACTTAATGGTATCACTTATAAACCTACTTATACACCGATCATCTCTCAAAAAAATCTTTTTTTATCGCTAGATGATTTAGTTAATATGACCTATTCTACATACAGCAAAAGTAGCAATAATACTTACCTTTGGTCACTCCCAAAAACAACTTTAGAACTTACGACCAAAAGTAAAATTGTAAAGGTTAATCAAAAACAACAAACTCTTAATACTGCACCTTTTACAGTTAATGATGTACTTTATGTTCCCATTAGCTTTTTAAAATTAGCCGATTATCCTTACACTTTGTCTTCTGATTTAACCCAATTTGAATTAACTTCACTCTTACCTTATTCAACATCAACAGATACCTATACCTCTCATACAACTTTATCTACCGACTATACAAAATTAGAGGATATTTTTACACCACTTCTAAAGGAGGATAGCCAGCCACTTATTAAAACAGCCATTAAATATAATCAATATTTAAGTTTCGCAAGCAGTTCCTATAAAAAGGATATCCTTGCAGGATTAAATAAGGTGATTGGTTCTTTACCTGAATTAGAGGTAACTTTTAGAAATCTCGACCTGCTAAATGACACACCAACTTGCAATAATTTAACAACCTATCCTCTAAAAGTAATATCAGATAATAATGGTATTAGAGTAAAATTTAATCATACAGATATGGTATATGAATGTTTATGGCCTACCTATAATCCAAATAGCCATACTACCGCTATTGATATTAACAAATCCTTGGATGTCATGATTATGAGGGCACTTTATGAAAATTACAGAGATACCTATGATTTAAAAGATGATATTCACTTTTCTCCCATTACAACAGTTCAAATGGGACGTTCAGATTCTATTACTTATACAGTGTACTCAGATCACCTTTTAGATCAAACACATACTTATACGGTCACTATCTATAAACATATTACTCCAGGAAAAATTAATTATATTGTAGATTTAGGTGCACATACTATCACTTCTTAA
- a CDS encoding cellulose binding domain-containing protein, which translates to MKRRNSLWAIGLAVATTSLLTSQLVAATTQVKLEYCNTMASISTNTMGGKIKLTNTSNETINLEDLKVRYYYTVDEPLTQTLWCDHAGLMGSKGYETITSSVTSKFEALSSPTENADTYVEIGFKSGLSQLTPNGTIELQMRITNSSWKNYNQANDYSYEATPNTYIISEHVTLYYKGVLISGSEPRNEGVVDAIVTPLELSYDKNKAVIGACETQITFNGNTLASIKNNGGSLGTSDYSIDDKGILTFNASYLESLAEGDYQLVVSFNAGKSSVIHLQIMDTTDYDFAMTLETLQLKAGEEAIIPIKLNNVSTGINNANLVFTYDKELIEVQEILAGEIVPNSELSFKSAIHQTKGTFNLLFASAKQDGSDLITQSGDMVQVKIKAKKDFTSAPFKVLSMKDIADAQLKKITVLFKVK; encoded by the coding sequence ATGAAAAGAAGAAATAGTTTATGGGCAATTGGTTTGGCTGTGGCTACGACTTCATTACTGACAAGTCAGCTAGTAGCGGCTACAACACAAGTAAAACTGGAATATTGTAATACGATGGCAAGTATAAGTACCAATACTATGGGTGGAAAAATCAAGCTCACGAATACAAGTAATGAAACAATTAATCTGGAAGATTTAAAGGTCAGGTATTACTATACGGTAGATGAACCTTTAACTCAGACACTTTGGTGTGACCATGCAGGATTAATGGGGAGCAAAGGGTATGAAACCATAACAAGTTCTGTAACAAGCAAATTTGAAGCTTTATCTAGTCCTACTGAGAATGCAGATACTTATGTTGAGATTGGTTTCAAATCAGGGTTAAGCCAATTAACGCCCAATGGAACTATTGAATTACAAATGAGAATTACCAATAGCAGTTGGAAAAACTATAATCAAGCAAATGACTATTCTTACGAAGCCACACCTAATACATATATCATTAGTGAGCATGTTACACTTTATTATAAAGGCGTGCTTATTAGTGGAAGTGAACCAAGAAATGAAGGTGTTGTGGATGCAATCGTGACGCCTTTGGAACTGAGCTATGATAAAAATAAAGCGGTTATTGGCGCTTGTGAAACACAAATCACTTTTAATGGCAATACCTTGGCAAGTATTAAGAATAATGGGGGAAGTCTTGGGACTAGTGACTATAGTATAGATGACAAAGGAATCTTAACCTTCAATGCCTCTTATCTAGAGAGTCTAGCAGAGGGAGATTATCAATTAGTTGTTAGCTTTAATGCAGGCAAAAGTTCTGTGATTCATTTACAGATTATGGATACAACAGATTACGATTTTGCTATGACACTAGAAACTCTTCAATTAAAAGCAGGAGAAGAAGCCATTATTCCTATAAAACTTAATAATGTTTCTACGGGTATTAACAATGCTAATCTTGTTTTTACTTATGATAAAGAACTGATAGAAGTACAGGAAATACTAGCTGGTGAGATTGTTCCTAATTCAGAGCTCAGCTTTAAATCAGCTATTCATCAAACGAAAGGAACCTTTAACTTACTCTTTGCTTCTGCTAAGCAAGATGGAAGTGATTTGATTACGCAATCAGGCGATATGGTACAAGTGAAAATTAAAGCTAAAAAGGATTTTACAAGTGCACCTTTTAAAGTATTAAGTATGAAAGATATTGCAGATGCACAATTGAAGAAGATAACGGTTCTATTTAAAGTGAAGTAA
- a CDS encoding prephenate dehydrogenase/arogenate dehydrogenase family protein produces MHIGIIGLGLIGGSIAKAIKRVHVQNSYIIGYDTNAADLHSAYDEGMIDFMATDLKSGFSNCSVVFICTPVTTIKSVVTELLPYLPNDCILTDVGSTKYHIMQELEPMISTDSKRIYYVGGHPMTGSEKFGYSASSAHLFENAYYMLTPLGDTPDFILFILQKLIERMGGIPLILSATYHDYVTANISHLPHIIASSLVHLVKENDGDASYLHTLAAGGFKDLTRIASSNPDIWTSICLTNKAQIQRVFSGYLVILQNFLNCLEKDSEKELYSFFNTARLYRNTFSEGASTDLSKHYALHIDAKDEPGIIAKIATSLSDHHINIKNLSVMSDREFDVGVIKILFGTKTDLLLATEILSQHHYTLYY; encoded by the coding sequence ATGCATATAGGCATCATCGGCCTTGGCCTTATTGGAGGGTCCATTGCTAAGGCTATTAAAAGAGTCCATGTTCAAAATAGTTATATTATTGGTTATGATACTAATGCTGCTGACTTACATAGTGCATACGATGAAGGTATGATTGATTTTATGGCCACTGACCTAAAGTCTGGCTTCTCTAATTGCTCTGTTGTATTTATTTGTACACCTGTCACTACTATTAAAAGCGTTGTAACTGAGCTGCTACCTTATCTACCTAATGATTGTATCTTAACTGACGTGGGCAGTACAAAATATCATATCATGCAAGAATTAGAGCCAATGATAAGTACAGATAGTAAACGCATTTATTATGTAGGTGGTCATCCTATGACAGGATCAGAAAAATTTGGTTACAGTGCTTCTAGTGCTCATCTTTTTGAAAATGCTTATTATATGCTTACCCCATTAGGAGATACACCTGATTTTATCTTATTTATTTTACAAAAGCTCATTGAGCGTATGGGCGGCATTCCTTTAATTCTCTCTGCTACTTATCATGACTATGTGACCGCAAACATCAGTCACTTGCCTCACATTATCGCAAGTAGCCTAGTCCATCTGGTAAAGGAAAATGATGGAGATGCTTCTTATCTTCATACACTAGCTGCTGGCGGTTTTAAAGATTTAACACGTATTGCCTCTTCTAATCCTGATATTTGGACAAGTATTTGTTTAACTAACAAAGCACAAATTCAAAGAGTTTTTAGTGGCTATCTCGTTATTTTGCAAAACTTCTTGAACTGCCTTGAAAAGGATTCAGAAAAAGAGCTTTACAGCTTTTTTAATACTGCTAGGCTTTATCGTAATACCTTTAGTGAAGGTGCTTCTACCGATTTGTCTAAACATTATGCGCTTCATATTGATGCTAAAGATGAACCTGGTATTATCGCAAAAATCGCCACCTCGCTTAGTGACCATCATATTAACATTAAAAACCTTAGTGTCATGAGTGATCGTGAATTCGATGTAGGTGTTATCAAGATTTTATTTGGAACTAAAACCGATTTATTATTGGCTACAGAAATTCTATCTCAGCATCATTACACACTTTATTATTAA
- a CDS encoding cellulase family glycosylhydrolase produces the protein MKIGKKVTSLALSALMAVMIGMPSTLMAATAKSDDDWLTTKGNKIVDQDGNEVWLTGTNWFGFNTGTNVFDGVWSVNMKKALDEMANRGINLLRIPISTQLIYEWKNGTAKKANVNEYVNPELAGMSSLQLFDEAVKMCKANGMKIMLDIHSAETNAMGHIYPVWYDEAHPIEMYHETLEWFTERYKNDDTILAIDLKNEPHGKPGQDKVWAKWDNSTDENNWKYAAETAAAKVLAINPNLLIVIEGVEAYPMEGYDYTTRDEYMKPHYYYNWWGGNLRGVKDYPIDLGVYQSQVVYSPHDYGPLVYAQPWFEKDFTTETLYEDCWGDNWAYINEEGIAPLLMGEWGGFMDGGKNEKWMTLLRDYMIKNKIHHTFWCYNANSGDTGGLVGYDFATWDEAKYAFLKSALWQNAEGKFIGLDHEVALGNKGITVAAYYNGTQPENPGETGIKGDLNGDQSINSTDYVLLKRHLLGVSLLTDIALKSADVDEDGAVNEGDLLKLESYLLGNSDSLQ, from the coding sequence ATGAAAATAGGGAAGAAAGTAACAAGTTTAGCATTAAGTGCTTTAATGGCTGTAATGATAGGAATGCCTAGCACATTAATGGCTGCTACAGCAAAATCAGATGATGATTGGTTAACAACTAAAGGGAATAAGATAGTTGATCAAGATGGAAATGAAGTATGGTTAACGGGTACTAATTGGTTTGGATTTAATACAGGAACCAATGTATTCGATGGTGTATGGAGCGTGAATATGAAAAAGGCTTTAGATGAAATGGCTAACAGGGGGATTAATCTCTTACGTATTCCTATCTCTACTCAGCTGATTTATGAATGGAAAAATGGTACGGCAAAAAAAGCGAATGTCAATGAATATGTTAATCCAGAACTGGCTGGTATGAGTAGTTTGCAGCTATTTGATGAAGCGGTTAAGATGTGCAAGGCAAATGGTATGAAAATCATGTTAGATATTCATAGTGCAGAGACTAATGCTATGGGGCATATTTATCCGGTTTGGTATGACGAGGCTCATCCTATTGAAATGTACCATGAAACACTAGAGTGGTTTACAGAGCGTTATAAAAATGATGATACGATTTTAGCTATTGACCTTAAAAATGAACCTCATGGAAAACCAGGACAAGATAAAGTATGGGCTAAATGGGATAATTCAACAGATGAAAACAACTGGAAGTATGCAGCTGAAACAGCTGCTGCTAAAGTATTAGCTATTAATCCAAATTTACTTATAGTCATTGAAGGTGTAGAAGCTTATCCAATGGAAGGATATGACTATACTACGCGTGATGAATATATGAAACCTCATTACTATTACAATTGGTGGGGGGGGAATTTAAGAGGTGTTAAAGACTATCCTATTGATCTAGGTGTCTATCAATCACAAGTGGTGTATTCACCTCATGATTATGGTCCACTTGTTTATGCACAACCATGGTTTGAAAAAGATTTCACAACAGAAACACTTTATGAAGATTGTTGGGGAGATAACTGGGCTTATATTAATGAAGAAGGCATTGCTCCTTTACTAATGGGTGAATGGGGTGGCTTTATGGATGGCGGCAAAAATGAAAAATGGATGACTTTATTAAGAGATTATATGATTAAAAATAAAATTCACCACACATTTTGGTGCTATAACGCTAATTCAGGAGATACAGGAGGATTAGTAGGCTATGATTTTGCAACCTGGGATGAAGCCAAATATGCTTTCTTAAAATCAGCTTTATGGCAAAATGCAGAGGGAAAATTTATTGGCTTAGATCATGAAGTAGCATTAGGAAATAAGGGTATTACAGTAGCAGCTTATTATAATGGTACACAACCTGAAAATCCAGGTGAAACCGGTATAAAAGGGGATTTAAACGGTGATCAAAGTATCAATTCTACCGATTATGTACTACTAAAAAGACACTTATTAGGAGTAAGCCTATTAACAGATATAGCATTAAAGAGTGCAGATGTTGATGAGGATGGGGCAGTTAATGAGGGAGACTTATTAAAACTAGAAAGCTATCTACTTGGAAATAGTGATAGCCTGCAATAA